The following DNA comes from Petrotoga sibirica DSM 13575.
AATTGAGTTGTTTCAAATTCTTGTGTATAGATTGTTTCATGACCAACTTCGACATTACCTGAATAACTCAGCTCTTCTTCCATTCTATAATTTGGTGCATAGTAATACAGATACTCAGGTCCTCCAATAATTATTTCATAATCTCCTGGTTCAATTCCGGCAAATAATTCAGTTCCATCGTTAGAAGTTTTCCCGTAATATCTTTTGCTCGTTTCTTTACTTTCTAAAGTTATAAAAACACCGGGCAAAGGGTTACTACTTCTTTTAGATATCGCCTTAACAACCAAATTCCCTGCTTCGTAATCAGTTGGATTAAGATTCAGACTTGCAGAGCTGATTCTTCCATAGCCGGCAGAGGTATCGTAACCATCCTCATCAATATCCAATGCTCCATCTTCGATCATCTTTCTTATCTGGTACACATTTGCTTCAGGATATTTTTCTTTAATTAAAGCAGCTAAGGCAGAAACATAAGGAGCTGGCATTGAAGTACCAGACCAGCGAATATAAGGATTACCATCAATCCCTTCATATTCACCCAATTCCACAGGGATTGTTGAAATAATATCCACTCCGGGGGCTGAAACAGAGACATAATCACCCCTGGATGAAAAATAAGCAATGTTATCCTTGTCATCGCTAGCAGCCACAGCTATTACACCTGGAAAGCCTGAAGGATAGAACCAATGTTGGTCTGTGGTGAAATTACCAGAAGAGGCAACAACAACTACGTCATTTGTAAGAGCATAATCAAAGGCATCCTTTAGGATGTTTGAATATCCTCCTCCCCAACTGTTCGACAAAACATCTGCTCCATTTTCTACAGCCCAAACTATTCCGGCAGCAACTGCATAATCACCAACGTAATTAGGGTTAAAGATTCTTATAGGCATTATCTTTGCATCTGGAGCTAATCCTACTACGCCCTGACCATCATCTTTTGCAGCTATTATACCCGCTGTGTGGGTGCCATGGCCGTCTGTGTCAGAATCCTCATTCGGATCAATCTTTTTATTCCAGTAAGGATCATAACCTAAAAACAATTGATCCACTAAATCAGGATGTGTTCCATCTGTCCCTGTGTCTAATAACCCTACAACTACACCAGCACCAGTAGCTGTTGCCCATGCGGTTTCAGCATTGATCTTATCCAAGGCGTACTGAAATTCTCTGTAATCTGGATAACCTTCCTCTACTTGATTCAACGCGCTACTTCCTGTTTTTTCTATGACAACATTTGGGTCATTTTTAATAACCTGTATTTCCCTATCCGTATAGTTTGGCTCAATATATCTTATACCTTCTATTTTTTCCTTACTTTCTAAATCCTTTAATACATTTTCAACATTTTGGCCTTCTAAGCTT
Coding sequences within:
- a CDS encoding S8 family serine peptidase, whose product is MDHSDISPVNSYIPDLIKLAEREYDEDVLVVGYENLSDLENFTDKLDQGMEVKSLIPEIRVALLSLEGQNVENVLKDLESKEKIEGIRYIEPNYTDREIQVIKNDPNVVIEKTGSSALNQVEEGYPDYREFQYALDKINAETAWATATGAGVVVGLLDTGTDGTHPDLVDQLFLGYDPYWNKKIDPNEDSDTDGHGTHTAGIIAAKDDGQGVVGLAPDAKIMPIRIFNPNYVGDYAVAAGIVWAVENGADVLSNSWGGGYSNILKDAFDYALTNDVVVVASSGNFTTDQHWFYPSGFPGVIAVAASDDKDNIAYFSSRGDYVSVSAPGVDIISTIPVELGEYEGIDGNPYIRWSGTSMPAPYVSALAALIKEKYPEANVYQIRKMIEDGALDIDEDGYDTSAGYGRISSASLNLNPTDYEAGNLVVKAISKRSSNPLPGVFITLESKETSKRYYGKTSNDGTELFAGIEPGDYEIIIGGPEYLYYYAPNYRMEEELSYSGNVEVGHETIYTQEFETTQFKAVLTTDLPFNGTLTISLLDGGGNTIETFELPSNEEISIDLLQHIIESGHYYLSYEYVGTIPEGEFGIRGEIQINNESIPVEISINQEGMGFIDEYGGDRIPWTIF